In Bifidobacterium scardovii JCM 12489 = DSM 13734, the genomic stretch CCGGATGCCTCGTCGGTTCCGACCTGCCCGGTCTCGCCGGAGACGGCGGCGAGTTCCTCCCGCGCGCAGTTCGCCTCGACCACGGCCAGCGTCGAGGCGCGCAGCCCATTGGCCGGGTCGGTCGCCGTCACGGGATTCGCGAGCAGCGCGCCGACCTCGTAGACCTTCTGCCGCGGGTCGTCGGCCGGCTTGGTCCCGGCCAGCGAGATCAGGCGCTCGCCGGTGGTCTTGTGCCCGTTCGACAGGGCGAGCGAAGCGCCGCTCGCGCCGCGGGCCGTCAGTATCTCCGCGGAGAATCCGGCGCGGTCCTCCGCCAGCGCCATGCCGTCGAGCACGGTTCCGGCGATATCCAGCACATCCGTGCCGGACAGGGCGGACACGTCGGAGAGGGTGATTTCGCCGCCGCCGGTTTCGATGCCGAGCCGGCCGGCGATTGAGCGGAACAGGTGCCGGGACTGCGCCGCACGGATCGTGCCCTCGTCGAAGCGATCGGTGCATTCGGCGGCGACGTCGATCCACTGGTCCTGCGCCGTCAGCGCGGCCGCATAGCGCGCGCCAAGCGGTTGCCAGCCGTCCGCGTGCAGCGTGCTCATGACCTCCGTCGCCGTGGAATACGCGCTTTCGCAGGGGCTCATCCGCTGCTCCGATTCGGCCCTGCCCGCATACCGGGGCGCCGAGCAGGAGGCGAGCCCGGCCGCCATCGCCATCGAGAGCGCGGCGGCGAGGACACGCCTGCACGGCGCTTGGCTGCGCGCTGAATCCCGAAGACGTGTCTGCATAAGCACTTACACTAATATCTGACTGTGACCATCAGGGCCCTAGCGCTCGGAATAACTTCAAATAGGAGGTCTTGACCCATGGAACTGGACCTGTCAGGAATGCATCAGCTCGCCGCTGAGCAAGGTATTGACCCCGAGACGCTGGATGCGGCACTGTCGGAAGCGTTGCGCCTTGCGTATCTCAAAACGTCCCACGCCTCCAAGCACGCCCGCGTGGAGCTGGACAACCGCGCCGGCACCTTCACCGTGTGGGCGCAGGACGAAATCCCGACCGAACCGACCGAGGACAACCCCCATCCGGCCCCGACCCTGGGCGAGCCGTATGACGACACCCCGCGCGATTTCGGCCGCCTCGCCGCCGCCACCGCGCGCCAGGTGTTCACCCAGCTGTTCCGCAAGGCGGAGGACGACCGGGTGTTCGGCGCATTCTCCGGCCAGAAGGGCAAGCTGGTGACCGGCATCGTGCAGCAGGACGCCAAGGACCCGACCAACGTGCATGTCGCCATCGGCGACGTCGAGGCGATCCTGCCCCGCCGCGAGCAGGTGCCGGGTGAGCGCTACCGCCACGGCGAGCGTCTGCGCGTCTACGTGGTGAACGTGGCCCGCGGGCTCAAGGGGCCGGAGATCGTCGTGTCCCGTTCCCACCCCGAACTCGTACGCCAGCTGTTCGAGCGCGAAGTGCCCGAGCTCGTGTCCGGCGCGGTGTCGATCATGGCCATCGCCCGCGAGGCCGGCGCCCGCACCAAGATCGCCGTCAAGGCCAACACCGAGGGCGTCAACCCGAAGGGCGCGCTGATCGGTCCCGGCGGCGCCCGCGTGCGCGCCGTGATGGAGAACCTCGGCCCGGAGAAGATCGATATCGTCGACTGGTCCGACGATCCGGCGAAGTTCGTCGCGTCCGCGCTGTCCCCGGCCGTCGCGACCGGCGTGCAGGTGATCAGCGAGAAGAACAAGACCGCCATCGCGTTCATCCACGACGACCAGCTGTCGCTGGCGATCGGCAAGGAGGGGCAGAACGCCCGTCTTGCCGCCAAGCTGACCGGCTGGAAGATCGGCATCGAATCCGCCGAGGCGCACGCGAAGAAGACGGCGGCAGCCGACAAGTGACGCCGACGCGCCGCGGCACCGCATGGCGGCGCCGTCCGGCGGCCGACGAGGTATCGTCACCGGGGCCGCGGGCATCATCGCCCGCGGCCCCGGCGCGTGATGGGGCCGTGTCGCCACGCACATCCACCGGCACGAGTATGCTGGTCACGGAATCCGAGCGTGGCCGCCTTCTGCGGCCATGCCTTGATTTTACAGAACGAGGTAGCACGATCATGGTCGCACGATGAGACAGGGTAGGCTCTCGACAATCGAACATTGACCGCGCCTCCATACGCGCGGTCCAGATAGGAGAAATATTAGTGGCGAAAGCACGCGTGTATGATTTGGCCAAGGATCTTGGCGTCGAAAGCAAGGACGTCCTTGCCAAGCTCAAGGATATGGGCGAATTCGTCAAGTCGGCATCATCTACAGTGGAAGCGCCGGTGGTCCGCCGTCTGAAGGCGGCGTTTGCCGACGGCAAGTCCGACAACAAGCCGGCTGGTGGTTCCAGGAAGGCCACGCCGGCCACACCCGCGGCGCGGCCGACTCCGGCTGCCCCTGCGGCACGTCAGCACACTTCGGCCCAGCCGCATGCCCCC encodes the following:
- the nusA gene encoding transcription termination factor NusA, which codes for MELDLSGMHQLAAEQGIDPETLDAALSEALRLAYLKTSHASKHARVELDNRAGTFTVWAQDEIPTEPTEDNPHPAPTLGEPYDDTPRDFGRLAAATARQVFTQLFRKAEDDRVFGAFSGQKGKLVTGIVQQDAKDPTNVHVAIGDVEAILPRREQVPGERYRHGERLRVYVVNVARGLKGPEIVVSRSHPELVRQLFEREVPELVSGAVSIMAIAREAGARTKIAVKANTEGVNPKGALIGPGGARVRAVMENLGPEKIDIVDWSDDPAKFVASALSPAVATGVQVISEKNKTAIAFIHDDQLSLAIGKEGQNARLAAKLTGWKIGIESAEAHAKKTAAADK